In a single window of the Gemmatimonadota bacterium genome:
- a CDS encoding tetratricopeptide repeat protein: MTEPYLSSDEYDEQAHQLYNEGRYDDALALLREGLLRYPQSVELHVGIGYAQLAREEYAWARGAFDLALVMDGEHEDALAGLGETQLVLGQIEGALRSFHRIIELGFDDDHELMLQVGRALFREGYFVEARLFFDRAHSHHPDSPEIAASLGYTAHRLGLDADAFYWLRRALELEPEYPEPRIYLANVLYDRGETGPALHHFARIKPDDHFDDLGVWRTIELLKVARGVGDDDPDVQLWLARLAELGGEASAEDMLLAEIESMQPDGTPRDPNQLELFGTLMRDVPEMLKRPAADAGVHVIETLAGLTLRGSWDDLLMHLQTVEGAWADGTLLEFMQAFAQRGTAETGVSIPVTSAEAFIRGSADAGVLRILQ, encoded by the coding sequence ATGACGGAGCCCTACCTCAGCTCCGACGAGTATGATGAGCAGGCCCACCAGTTGTACAACGAAGGTCGCTACGACGATGCCCTCGCCCTCCTCCGCGAGGGGCTCCTCCGGTACCCCCAGTCAGTCGAACTCCATGTCGGGATAGGCTACGCCCAACTCGCGCGCGAGGAATACGCGTGGGCCCGTGGGGCGTTCGATCTCGCGCTGGTGATGGACGGGGAACACGAGGATGCCCTCGCCGGACTGGGTGAGACGCAACTGGTGCTGGGCCAGATCGAAGGCGCGCTCCGCTCCTTCCATCGCATCATCGAACTCGGCTTCGACGACGACCACGAACTGATGTTGCAGGTCGGCCGCGCCCTCTTCCGCGAAGGCTATTTCGTGGAGGCGCGTCTCTTCTTCGATCGCGCGCATTCGCATCATCCCGACTCGCCGGAAATCGCGGCATCGCTGGGCTACACGGCGCACCGGCTCGGCCTCGATGCCGATGCGTTCTACTGGCTGCGTCGCGCGCTCGAACTCGAACCCGAATATCCCGAGCCGCGGATCTACCTCGCCAACGTGCTCTACGATCGTGGCGAGACCGGCCCCGCGTTGCATCACTTCGCGCGCATCAAGCCCGATGATCACTTCGACGATCTCGGCGTCTGGCGCACCATCGAACTGCTCAAGGTCGCCCGCGGTGTCGGCGATGATGATCCCGATGTGCAGCTCTGGCTCGCGCGTCTCGCCGAACTCGGCGGTGAAGCGTCGGCCGAGGATATGCTGCTCGCCGAGATCGAGTCGATGCAGCCCGACGGCACGCCGCGCGACCCGAATCAGCTCGAGCTCTTCGGCACCCTGATGCGCGATGTGCCCGAAATGCTCAAGCGACCAGCCGCCGACGCCGGCGTCCACGTCATCGAAACACTCGCCGGACTGACGCTGCGCGGCTCCTGGGATGATCTGCTGATGCACCTGCAGACCGTCGAAGGCGCGTGGGCCGACGGCACCTTGCTCGAATTCATGCAGGCGTTTGCCCAGCGCGGCACCGCCGAAACCGGAGTCAGTATTCCTGTGACCAGTGCCGAAGCCTTCATCCGAGGCTCCGCCGATGCCGGCGTCCTCCGGATCCTGCAGTGA
- a CDS encoding M20/M25/M40 family metallo-hydrolase, with protein sequence MRFLPTTLLVLCATPLLAQQPTPAQREAREILAEMVGMNTSEVRGDVTPLAEKLAARFRAAGIPAADVIVIGAAERHRNLVVRIRGTGKAKPVLFLSHLDVVDALREDWSLDPFTLTEQDGWLYGRGTADDKGPGATLIAGMLALARSPQKPERDIILALTSGEENGDVPGASWLVTNHRELVDAEFVFNFDAGGPVIDGGALKWLELQSSEKVYYTVSLSVHNAGGHSSLPRADNAIYRLATALGRLQAYRFPIHLSEVTRAQLAAQAKYVSAAEASAIRAAIALPLNQAAAERLAARSPGYNAILRTTCIPTMLAGGHAENALPALARATVNCRLIPGESAVAALATLKRVVHDTAVTFDIVTDAKPSPPSPLLPSRLELINSAAIETWGHALPFFPVQENGATDGLFFRNAGIPVYGLTGIAMPTGESRMHGKDERIPAKSFAEGVTFATALIQAAAISR encoded by the coding sequence ATGCGCTTCCTTCCGACCACGCTCCTCGTCCTCTGCGCCACGCCGCTGCTCGCCCAGCAACCCACCCCGGCCCAGCGCGAAGCCCGCGAGATCCTCGCCGAAATGGTCGGGATGAACACCTCGGAAGTCCGCGGCGACGTCACCCCGCTCGCCGAGAAACTCGCCGCGCGCTTCCGCGCCGCCGGCATCCCTGCGGCCGACGTGATCGTCATCGGCGCGGCCGAGCGGCATCGCAACCTCGTGGTGCGCATCCGCGGCACCGGCAAGGCGAAGCCGGTGCTCTTCCTGTCGCACCTCGATGTCGTCGATGCGCTGCGCGAAGACTGGTCGCTCGACCCCTTCACGCTGACGGAGCAGGATGGCTGGCTCTACGGTCGCGGGACCGCCGACGACAAGGGTCCCGGCGCCACGCTGATCGCGGGGATGCTCGCACTGGCGCGGAGCCCGCAGAAGCCCGAGCGGGACATCATTCTCGCGCTGACGTCGGGAGAGGAGAACGGCGACGTACCCGGTGCGTCCTGGCTCGTCACCAATCACCGTGAACTCGTCGACGCCGAATTTGTCTTCAACTTCGACGCCGGCGGGCCGGTCATCGATGGCGGGGCATTGAAGTGGCTGGAATTGCAGAGTTCCGAGAAGGTCTACTACACGGTCTCATTGAGCGTGCACAACGCCGGCGGCCACTCTTCGCTCCCTCGTGCCGACAACGCCATCTATCGCCTCGCCACCGCCCTCGGCCGGTTGCAGGCATATCGTTTTCCGATTCACCTCTCCGAGGTCACCCGGGCGCAGCTCGCCGCGCAGGCGAAGTACGTGTCTGCCGCCGAAGCCTCAGCCATCCGGGCGGCCATCGCCCTTCCGCTGAACCAGGCGGCGGCTGAGCGACTCGCCGCCCGCTCCCCCGGCTACAACGCCATTCTGCGGACCACCTGCATCCCGACGATGCTCGCCGGGGGCCACGCTGAGAACGCGCTCCCGGCGCTGGCCCGCGCAACGGTGAACTGTCGGTTGATTCCAGGGGAGAGCGCTGTCGCGGCGCTGGCCACGCTCAAGCGCGTGGTGCACGACACGGCCGTCACGTTCGACATCGTGACCGACGCGAAACCCTCGCCGCCGTCACCACTGCTGCCGAGCCGCCTCGAGCTCATCAACAGCGCAGCCATCGAAACGTGGGGTCACGCCCTCCCATTCTTCCCGGTGCAGGAGAACGGCGCCACCGACGGCCTCTTCTTCCGCAACGCCGGGATCCCGGTCTACGGCCTCACCGGCATCGCAATGCCGACCGGCGAATCACGGATGCACGGGAAAGATGAGAGGATACCAGCGAAGTCCTTCGCGGAGGGCGTGACCTTCGCGACGGCGCTGATCCAAGCCGCAGCGATCTCTCGCTAG
- a CDS encoding TetR/AcrR family transcriptional regulator — translation MSAAPKTAQRFQRRPEARPEELLDSALTVFGERGYRATTLEEVAKHAGVSKGTVYLYFASKDDLFRAMVEKNVIAMIESAEARVREHTGSAAELLETMMRTMWAKLSKSQMVCVTRLVQSELPQFPEIQRYYWENVIVRHRRLLRAIVDRGIASGEFRPEAVAMVPTMVPALIVQLNHVRALFGGLDPDGPTPEDQIESILSLVFDGIRQRPALAQE, via the coding sequence ATGTCTGCAGCCCCGAAAACCGCCCAGCGATTCCAGCGCCGACCCGAGGCCCGACCTGAGGAACTCCTCGATTCGGCCCTCACCGTCTTCGGCGAGCGCGGCTACCGGGCGACCACCCTGGAAGAGGTCGCCAAGCACGCCGGCGTTTCAAAGGGCACGGTCTACCTCTACTTCGCCTCCAAGGACGACCTCTTCAGGGCGATGGTCGAGAAGAACGTCATCGCGATGATCGAATCGGCCGAGGCGCGGGTGCGGGAGCACACCGGCTCGGCGGCCGAGTTGCTGGAGACGATGATGCGGACGATGTGGGCCAAGCTGTCGAAGTCCCAGATGGTCTGCGTCACTCGTCTGGTACAGAGTGAGCTGCCGCAATTTCCCGAGATTCAACGCTACTACTGGGAAAACGTGATCGTGCGGCACCGCCGGCTGCTGCGGGCTATCGTCGATCGCGGCATCGCCAGCGGCGAATTCCGCCCCGAGGCGGTCGCGATGGTGCCGACGATGGTGCCGGCGCTGATCGTCCAGCTCAACCACGTTCGCGCGCTCTTCGGCGGGCTCGACCCCGACGGACCGACGCCCGAGGATCAGATCGAGTCGATCCTGTCACTCGTCTTCGATGGCATCCGTCAGCGCCCGGCGCTGGCGCAGGAATAG
- a CDS encoding DHA2 family efflux MFS transporter permease subunit, translating into MASIALPQAEPRSREAIYKARFLIAFAVTLASVLELVDTSIVNVAIPHMMGNLGATLHEIAWVSTAYIVANVIVLPMTSFLSDTFGRRNYYTGSIVLFTVASFFCGHAGSLEGLVFWRVIQGLGGGALISTAQAILFDVFPKEERGTSTAIFGVGVMVGPLLGPTLGGWLTENYSWPWIFYINLPLGVIAGYLCWRHVPEPSVTVERHGIDWYGLLFLALGVGSLQIMLERGEQNDWFASRETVIEAILAAFGLISFVWRELATEHPMVDIRILKNRQLAVGVFFGLVLGFALYASTFALPVFLQGLLHYSAWDTGKVMFPGAIASAITMAVVGKMAPKIDVRPLVVTGVLLYLWSMALHWQFTMEIGLHDTLFPIIIRGIGMGLVFVPLTGLTVAQLKPQQMAQGTGLFNLARQLGGSMGIAVAATLVTRFTEHARDGLLPHLDASNPIVANWLSGVTQAMSHAGASMQEAQARAYQLLAMKVQQQASLLAYDKLYLTMGLVFTAALPLLLAFKTGRVTGKVETH; encoded by the coding sequence GTGGCGTCCATCGCATTGCCGCAGGCCGAGCCACGCAGCCGGGAAGCGATCTACAAGGCGCGCTTCCTGATTGCCTTCGCCGTGACGCTGGCGTCGGTCCTCGAACTGGTCGACACCAGCATCGTCAACGTCGCGATTCCGCACATGATGGGGAATCTCGGCGCGACGCTGCACGAGATCGCCTGGGTCAGCACGGCGTACATCGTGGCCAACGTCATCGTGCTGCCGATGACGTCATTTCTCTCTGACACCTTTGGTCGCAGGAACTATTACACCGGTTCGATCGTGCTGTTCACGGTCGCCTCGTTCTTCTGCGGCCACGCCGGCTCGCTCGAGGGACTGGTCTTCTGGCGCGTGATTCAGGGACTCGGCGGCGGTGCACTGATCTCCACGGCCCAGGCGATTCTCTTCGACGTCTTCCCCAAGGAAGAGCGCGGCACCTCGACGGCGATCTTCGGCGTCGGCGTGATGGTGGGGCCGCTCCTTGGGCCGACACTCGGCGGCTGGCTCACCGAGAACTATTCGTGGCCGTGGATCTTCTACATCAATCTCCCGCTGGGCGTGATCGCGGGATACCTCTGCTGGCGCCACGTGCCGGAACCGTCGGTCACGGTGGAGCGGCACGGCATCGACTGGTACGGCCTGCTCTTCCTCGCCCTCGGCGTCGGCTCCTTGCAGATCATGCTCGAGCGCGGGGAACAGAACGACTGGTTCGCCTCGCGCGAGACGGTGATCGAGGCGATCCTCGCAGCGTTCGGCCTGATCTCGTTCGTCTGGCGCGAACTGGCCACCGAACATCCGATGGTCGACATCCGGATTCTCAAGAACCGGCAGCTCGCCGTGGGCGTCTTCTTCGGGCTGGTGCTCGGCTTTGCGCTCTACGCCTCAACGTTTGCGCTACCGGTGTTCCTGCAGGGGCTGCTGCACTACTCGGCGTGGGATACCGGCAAGGTGATGTTCCCGGGAGCGATTGCGAGCGCGATCACGATGGCCGTCGTCGGGAAGATGGCGCCCAAGATCGACGTGCGACCGCTGGTGGTCACCGGCGTGCTGCTCTATCTCTGGTCGATGGCGCTGCACTGGCAGTTCACGATGGAGATCGGGCTGCACGACACGCTGTTCCCGATCATCATCCGCGGGATCGGGATGGGGCTGGTGTTCGTGCCGCTCACCGGACTCACGGTGGCACAGCTCAAGCCGCAGCAGATGGCGCAGGGGACGGGGCTGTTCAACCTCGCACGCCAGCTGGGTGGCTCGATGGGAATCGCCGTGGCCGCGACGCTGGTCACGCGTTTCACCGAGCATGCGCGCGACGGGCTGCTGCCACACCTCGACGCCTCGAACCCGATCGTCGCGAACTGGCTGTCGGGGGTCACCCAGGCGATGAGTCACGCCGGCGCGTCGATGCAGGAGGCGCAGGCCCGCGCCTATCAGCTGCTCGCGATGAAGGTACAGCAGCAGGCGTCGCTGCTGGCGTACGACAAGCTGTACCTGACGATGGGGCTGGTGTTCACGGCGGCGCTGCCGTTACTGCTGGCGTTCAAGACGGGAAGGGTGACGGGGAAGGTGGAGACGCACTGA
- the pruA gene encoding L-glutamate gamma-semialdehyde dehydrogenase: MSAIGNIPNPVNEPVLSYAPGTAERAALQAAVKTLGSSVTDIPVVINGVEHRPGKTVRVTSPQNHQHHLANTHQTTPELLQQAMDGAVAAQRDWERMPFVDRAAIFLKAADLLAGPWRARINAATLLGQGKTPHQAEIDAACELADFFRFNVHYAERLLHEQPISVPGVWNRLEHRALEGFIYAVTPFNFTAIGGNLPTAPAILGNVVLWKPSATAALSNWLIYDMLREAGLPPGVIQFIPGDSVQTSAALLDDRRLAGIHFTGSTAVFRGLWLGVAERLGKYRSYPRIVGETGGKDFILAHQSADVEALVTGLIRGAFEYQGQKCSAASRCYIPKSLWPKVKQRMQEEIAKIKVGDPADFSVFVGAVIDERAFTKLDGVLTAAKSDAGVEVVAGGTSDRSTGWFINPTLLRVDDPKHRFMQEEFFGPILTAYVYDDAKWDEVLQLVDSATDYALTGAVFAQDRRAVLQANEALRHAAGNFYVNDKCTGAVVGQQPFGGGRASGTNDKAGSILNLYRWTSARTIKELGNPPVDWRYPYLG, encoded by the coding sequence ATGAGCGCCATCGGCAACATTCCCAATCCCGTCAACGAACCGGTCCTCAGCTATGCCCCGGGCACGGCCGAGCGCGCCGCACTGCAGGCCGCGGTCAAGACCCTGGGCAGCAGCGTGACCGATATCCCGGTAGTCATCAACGGCGTCGAGCATCGTCCCGGCAAGACGGTCCGGGTCACCTCGCCGCAGAACCACCAGCATCATCTCGCCAACACCCACCAGACCACGCCCGAGCTGTTGCAGCAGGCGATGGATGGCGCGGTCGCGGCCCAGCGTGACTGGGAGCGGATGCCCTTCGTCGATCGCGCCGCGATCTTCCTCAAGGCCGCCGACCTGCTCGCCGGTCCGTGGCGCGCCCGGATCAACGCGGCGACGCTGCTGGGGCAGGGGAAGACCCCGCACCAGGCCGAGATCGACGCCGCCTGCGAACTCGCCGACTTCTTCCGCTTCAACGTCCACTACGCCGAGCGCCTGCTGCACGAGCAGCCGATCTCGGTGCCGGGCGTCTGGAATCGACTCGAGCATCGCGCCCTCGAAGGCTTCATCTACGCGGTGACGCCGTTCAACTTCACCGCCATCGGAGGCAACCTCCCGACCGCGCCGGCGATTCTCGGCAACGTGGTGCTCTGGAAGCCTTCGGCCACGGCCGCTCTCTCGAACTGGCTGATCTACGACATGCTGCGCGAGGCAGGGCTGCCACCCGGCGTGATCCAGTTCATCCCGGGTGACTCAGTCCAGACCTCGGCCGCGCTCCTCGATGATCGCCGTCTCGCCGGCATCCACTTCACTGGCTCCACGGCGGTCTTCCGCGGACTCTGGCTCGGTGTCGCCGAGCGGCTCGGCAAGTACCGTTCGTACCCGCGCATTGTCGGCGAGACCGGTGGCAAGGACTTCATCCTCGCCCACCAGAGCGCCGACGTCGAAGCGCTGGTTACCGGCCTCATCCGTGGCGCCTTCGAGTATCAGGGGCAGAAGTGCTCGGCGGCCTCGCGCTGCTACATCCCCAAGTCGCTCTGGCCGAAGGTGAAGCAGCGGATGCAGGAAGAGATCGCGAAGATCAAGGTCGGCGACCCGGCCGACTTCTCGGTCTTCGTAGGCGCCGTGATCGATGAGCGCGCCTTCACCAAGCTCGATGGCGTGCTGACCGCCGCGAAGAGTGATGCCGGCGTTGAAGTGGTTGCAGGTGGCACTTCCGATCGTAGCACCGGCTGGTTCATCAACCCGACGCTGCTGCGCGTCGACGATCCGAAGCATCGCTTCATGCAGGAAGAGTTCTTCGGGCCGATCCTCACTGCCTATGTCTACGACGACGCCAAGTGGGATGAGGTGCTGCAGCTGGTCGACTCGGCCACCGACTACGCCCTCACCGGCGCCGTCTTCGCGCAGGATCGTCGCGCAGTGTTGCAGGCCAACGAGGCGCTGCGCCACGCGGCGGGCAACTTCTACGTCAACGACAAGTGCACCGGAGCAGTGGTCGGTCAGCAGCCCTTTGGCGGTGGTCGCGCGAGCGGCACCAACGACAAGGCCGGCTCGATCCTCAATCTCTACCGCTGGACCTCGGCCCGGACCATCAAGGAACTCGGCAACCCGCCGGTGGATTGGCGGTACCCGTACCTGGGATGA
- the mgtE gene encoding magnesium transporter: protein MSVPPGLTPEFLYLLSGDEEDFVAACADLRPVDLAEAVNALPLEAAVRVVGALPFHRAVQVLDEPELERRGEIFEALDESTSAALLDGLSADQQVDLYRELSDAGRARLLHFLPAPTRDTLRTLMNYPPTSAGGLMTTEFVGVPSTWTADEVKKHIAEVGNAKETVYAIYVLEPGSNTLERVISLREVMMVPGPTRVAGIGEGRKPLTVGPLVDREDVARLIGKYNLLAIPVIDERNHVLGIVTVDDIIDALVSEQTEDVQKFGGMEAIDEPYLQISFVEMLRKRGGWLAVLFVGETLTAQAMGYFEHEIAKAAVVALFIPLIISSGGNSGSQATSLIIRAMALKEVTLADWWRVVVRELPSGLTLGTMLGGIGFLRITLWQFLGFYDYGPHYLLLGMTVFLSLIGVVLFGSLAGSMLPFVLRRFGLDPASASAPFVATLVDVTGLVIYFSVASLILRGTLL from the coding sequence GTGTCTGTCCCTCCAGGTCTTACCCCGGAATTCCTCTACCTCCTCAGCGGCGACGAAGAAGATTTCGTCGCCGCCTGCGCTGACCTCCGTCCAGTCGATCTCGCCGAGGCCGTCAACGCGCTGCCGCTCGAAGCGGCCGTGCGTGTCGTGGGGGCGTTGCCGTTCCATCGCGCCGTGCAGGTGCTCGACGAACCGGAGCTCGAACGCCGCGGTGAGATCTTCGAGGCGCTCGACGAGTCGACCTCGGCCGCGCTGCTCGATGGCCTCTCGGCCGACCAGCAGGTCGACCTCTACCGCGAGTTGTCGGATGCCGGCCGCGCGCGGCTGCTGCACTTCCTCCCTGCCCCGACCCGGGACACGCTCCGCACCCTGATGAACTACCCGCCGACATCGGCGGGCGGTCTGATGACGACGGAGTTCGTGGGGGTGCCGAGCACCTGGACCGCGGACGAAGTGAAGAAGCACATCGCCGAGGTCGGCAACGCGAAGGAGACGGTGTACGCCATCTATGTGCTCGAGCCGGGGAGCAACACGCTCGAGCGGGTGATCTCGCTGCGCGAGGTGATGATGGTGCCGGGGCCGACGCGAGTCGCAGGCATCGGCGAGGGACGGAAGCCGCTCACCGTGGGGCCGCTGGTCGATCGAGAGGATGTCGCGCGCCTCATCGGCAAGTACAACCTGCTCGCGATTCCAGTGATCGACGAACGGAACCACGTGCTCGGCATCGTCACGGTTGACGACATCATCGACGCGCTGGTGTCGGAGCAGACCGAGGACGTCCAGAAGTTCGGCGGTATGGAGGCGATCGACGAGCCGTATCTGCAGATCTCGTTCGTCGAGATGCTGCGCAAGCGCGGCGGCTGGCTCGCGGTGCTCTTCGTGGGCGAAACGCTCACGGCGCAGGCGATGGGATATTTCGAGCACGAGATCGCCAAGGCCGCGGTGGTGGCGCTCTTCATCCCGCTGATCATCTCGTCGGGGGGCAATTCAGGATCGCAGGCCACCTCGCTCATCATCCGCGCGATGGCGCTCAAGGAAGTGACGCTGGCCGACTGGTGGCGTGTAGTGGTCCGCGAGCTGCCCTCGGGACTCACGCTGGGCACGATGCTCGGCGGCATAGGCTTCCTGCGGATTACGCTCTGGCAATTCCTCGGCTTCTACGACTACGGCCCGCATTACCTGCTGCTGGGCATGACGGTGTTTCTGTCGCTGATCGGGGTGGTGCTCTTCGGGTCACTCGCCGGATCGATGCTGCCGTTCGTGCTGCGGCGCTTCGGGCTCGACCCGGCGAGTGCGAGCGCGCCGTTCGTGGCGACGCTGGTGGACGTCACCGGACTGGTGATCTACTTCTCGGTGGCGTCGCTGATTCTGCGGGGGACGTTGCTGTAA
- a CDS encoding TolC family protein translates to MRSTFKFIAGAIAAISLLGTPAPAAAQSTAITLADAIARGRSNGIQGSLARLSARAVDVRRTQRGADFLPSITGNAVAIRQTVNLTEFGLSFPGVPEVTDPFTVYRFKLGAEQLLFSQATIQRLHAARDTALAANLDAARVGEISAATAGVAWLRLAAAEGRVHGSETDSVTAAALLEIARSQVDAGTAPRIDRTRTETQLAATRSRLAVARNERDRAELDLARALDLPVSTQVTTAGDPTVAINGLPSNIDSAVAMAKARRQDLAAERQRTALAERNLSAIKAEFIPALGLSGGVGTSGVGLDKLAGTWNVGIGLSWPIFDGFRRERRADEQRLKIDAQKLRLHDLESQIEADARQAALDIASANSQIVIAQDHLRLAEQELQEARERFAAGVTGSVETTNAQADVANARDVLIQARIAAGAAQVSAAKALGLLDQVH, encoded by the coding sequence ATGCGGTCCACGTTCAAGTTCATTGCCGGTGCAATTGCCGCGATCTCCCTGCTGGGGACGCCGGCACCCGCCGCCGCACAGTCCACTGCCATCACGCTCGCCGACGCGATCGCCCGTGGCCGCAGCAACGGCATCCAGGGATCGCTCGCGCGTCTCTCTGCTCGCGCTGTGGATGTGCGCCGTACGCAGCGGGGCGCCGATTTCCTGCCGAGCATCACGGGCAATGCGGTCGCGATCCGCCAGACCGTGAACCTGACCGAGTTCGGGCTCTCCTTCCCGGGTGTGCCGGAAGTGACCGACCCGTTCACGGTTTATCGCTTCAAGCTCGGGGCCGAGCAGCTGCTCTTCTCGCAGGCAACAATCCAGCGGCTGCACGCGGCAAGAGACACGGCACTCGCCGCGAACCTCGATGCGGCGCGCGTCGGTGAAATCAGCGCTGCCACCGCCGGCGTCGCGTGGCTGCGGCTTGCCGCTGCCGAAGGTCGAGTGCACGGCAGCGAGACCGATTCGGTGACGGCGGCAGCGCTGCTCGAGATCGCGCGCTCGCAGGTCGATGCCGGCACGGCACCGCGAATCGATCGGACCCGCACCGAAACGCAGCTCGCGGCCACGCGCAGCCGACTCGCTGTCGCGCGCAACGAGCGCGACCGGGCCGAGCTCGATCTGGCCCGCGCGCTCGACCTGCCGGTAAGCACACAGGTAACCACCGCGGGCGATCCTACGGTCGCGATCAACGGCCTGCCGAGCAACATCGACTCGGCCGTGGCGATGGCGAAAGCGCGGCGTCAGGACCTCGCCGCAGAACGGCAGCGGACCGCCTTGGCGGAACGGAACCTCAGCGCCATCAAGGCGGAGTTCATTCCGGCGCTCGGCCTGAGCGGAGGCGTCGGTACCTCGGGTGTCGGGCTCGACAAGCTCGCCGGCACCTGGAACGTCGGCATCGGTCTCTCGTGGCCGATCTTCGATGGCTTCCGGCGCGAACGGCGGGCCGATGAACAGCGCCTGAAAATCGATGCGCAGAAGCTCCGCCTCCACGATCTCGAGTCGCAGATCGAGGCCGATGCGCGTCAGGCCGCGCTCGACATCGCCTCTGCCAACAGCCAGATCGTGATTGCCCAGGATCATCTCCGGCTCGCCGAGCAGGAGTTGCAGGAAGCACGCGAACGTTTCGCTGCCGGTGTCACCGGGAGCGTGGAGACCACGAACGCGCAGGCTGATGTAGCCAATGCCCGCGACGTCCTCATCCAGGCCCGCATTGCTGCGGGCGCTGCGCAGGTGAGTGCCGCCAAGGCGCTCGGCTTGCTCGACCAGGTGCACTGA
- a CDS encoding HlyD family secretion protein: MANRTPVIVLSLVALGAAAWGGKNLLYSRTHVVTDNAQVDGRLLPIASKVQGFISRVPVEDNQVVKAGDTLLVLDARDLDARIDQAKADLDAALAMAGNGKHGGQLSAQLAAAQATAAGSGATVQSAEVNVRKAKADLERIRGLAAKQIVAAQQLDAAQAAYDAAAATLEATKRGQSATQAQVGVASAALTGADARVASARAALETAQVQRGWAVIVSPMAAIVTKRSVEPGALLQPGQTAMMLVPIEDIWVTANVKETKLGHVAVGDTVEFTVDSYGDHQFRGTVESLSPATGAKFALLPPDNATGNFTKVVQNVPVRIAIVGPRDPKYPLRPGMSVDVSIRIAK, translated from the coding sequence ATGGCAAATCGTACCCCCGTCATCGTGCTCTCATTGGTCGCGCTCGGCGCGGCCGCCTGGGGCGGCAAGAACCTGCTCTACTCGCGCACGCACGTCGTGACCGACAATGCGCAGGTGGATGGCCGCCTGCTGCCGATCGCGAGCAAGGTGCAGGGCTTCATCAGCCGGGTGCCGGTTGAAGACAATCAGGTGGTCAAGGCCGGCGACACGCTGCTGGTGCTCGACGCGCGCGATCTCGATGCTCGCATCGATCAGGCGAAGGCCGACCTCGACGCGGCTCTCGCGATGGCCGGCAACGGCAAGCACGGCGGGCAGCTCTCGGCGCAGCTCGCCGCGGCGCAGGCCACGGCTGCGGGTTCGGGCGCCACGGTGCAGAGCGCCGAGGTCAACGTGCGGAAGGCAAAGGCCGACCTGGAGCGCATTCGCGGACTTGCGGCCAAGCAGATCGTGGCGGCCCAGCAGCTCGATGCCGCGCAGGCCGCCTATGATGCTGCCGCCGCGACGCTCGAGGCCACCAAGCGCGGGCAGTCGGCGACGCAGGCGCAGGTCGGCGTGGCGAGTGCCGCGCTCACTGGTGCCGATGCGCGAGTCGCTTCGGCGCGCGCCGCGCTCGAAACGGCGCAGGTGCAGCGGGGCTGGGCGGTGATCGTGTCGCCGATGGCCGCGATCGTCACCAAGCGCAGTGTCGAGCCGGGTGCACTGCTGCAGCCGGGGCAGACCGCGATGATGCTGGTGCCGATCGAGGACATCTGGGTCACGGCCAACGTGAAGGAGACCAAGCTGGGTCACGTGGCGGTGGGCGATACGGTGGAGTTCACGGTCGACAGCTATGGCGATCATCAGTTCCGCGGCACGGTCGAGAGTCTCTCGCCGGCCACCGGCGCGAAGTTCGCGCTGCTGCCGCCCGACAACGCGACGGGCAACTTCACCAAGGTGGTGCAGAACGTCCCGGTGCGGATCGCGATCGTGGGCCCGCGTGACCCGAAGTATCCGCTCCGCCCGGGGATGTCGGTCGACGTGTCGATCCGGATCGCGAAGTAA